The Glycine soja cultivar W05 chromosome 15, ASM419377v2, whole genome shotgun sequence region GAACATCATCATGATCTCTAGCGTGTATCAAGCGAGCCAGAACTTGTTCCGCCGAAGCGTGTCCTTCACCTAATTGCTTATtattaatctctttctctgATCCCAACAACTTCTCCAGCTCCTTCTTTGAGATCTTTATCTTCACCTTCCCATTGGCATCAGAAGAAGCTCTCAGCGCACCCAAGAGCTTCTCCTTCTCCACGTTCCCCAAACTCTCCCCATGAACTTCATCAAACACCTTattcttccttctcttcttaGATGATGATAAAGAACCCCAATCATCACCACCCCAATCCATAGATGATGACTCCGTGGCACTGGCACAACAGTTTCCCATGTATATTATCTACTATTGTAAATAAGTATCTAGCTAGCTAGCTTTTGTAGCTTAATTTCTTTAGGATGAAGTGTGTAAAAAAGGGAATGATGAGAGAGATTTGTGAGGTGGGGAGGGTTTGATATTTATAAGGGAGGTGGTGGGTAATAGACAAATGACTTTTGGTTCGGAATATTAAATTACAATTGGATTAATTCTTAGGCCAATGTAAGCTTTGttgatcaaattatatatatatatatatatatatatatatatatatatatatatatatatatatatatatatatataaataattaatgtagtGTAGGACCCAGATGAACAGTTAAGGTTACTTGATTGGGTCCAATGAGGGACGTGTGTGAAATGGGGGAAGAGGGGAGCATCTTTGGGATGACTGAGCAAGTGCGTGTGAACGTGCATATGCCATTGGAATCTTAGACTTAATTAGGGATAACTGGCTTGTTCTTTTTTCCATTTAATTTTAGCATATCACGTGTGGGCTTGGTTAATTTAATCACTTTCCATAACCTTTTATCCTCCATGATCGACAAACCCACTAACGCGGTAAAGAATCTTGTGCTTTCAaattaaaccaatttttttagcGGTGCTGCGCAGTTTCTCttcttgttaattaaatttctggAAACTACAATATCGTTGAATAAgtaacttattattttatacgATAATCTAGAATCATTGATATTTTGAATCGAACGTTATAATTGAATTGGTTAATCTGTTTTGAATCATtaaaagattgattgagaaGTGCAACACAGACTTCTTATTAACATGTTattgtttgaaatttgtttatttactaaaaatataaaaagttaagtGAGTCTCACTAcagttatatttatattttttaataaatggaactacatttgattaatttttattaatattttaatttttacttagtaaaagtatcaacaaaataagaattaaaaatttaatagcgtcatttatatatatgtgtcatgtgtgtgtataaaTGATAAAACAATAACATTCATTCTTTATAACgcctaatattttaaaatgaaggaaaagaaaaataataagcaATATATTGCAACGCAGTCTTTGTTAGTAGATTTTAGGTGAAATCATTTGTGGAATTTTTGAAACACCGAAGAAGAGAGTTCAATGAAGTATATCTTGTTTTCAATATTGATCAGGTGAGTTTCTTTCGTAATTATAAGAATGTTCGGATTAAAACAAGAGAAGAAGCAGCCATGCATTAATATTCCGTAATCTAAAGCCCATGGGAATATAATATTGGGACTCAATTAACTTTGGTATTGCTAGCTTGCACATGGCAAGGAAAGATATTTATGCGTATGCGTTGttcataaaaaagtaaaaggaaGAACAGCCACAAATATATGGTTCTCTAAGCTGGCTAGTGTTGTGTAGCTATGACTGTATAGCATGCATGATTGTCGGTTGGTAGTTGAACGCATGCAATCTGTCTAAACGTATTGAACAGAGTTTATATATTGAAGTTGCTTAGAAAGCAGAAATATTCTTTATCTAGCtagtaatcaatatttttttaaaaaaagaaaagaaaagaatcacATGATCTATGATTTATGAGAAGAGTTGTGTTATTCATACATTAATTCATATACTTTTTGCaggaacattttttatatttatcttttctatCCATCATTTAGTTATCgtatctcatttttctttcttttagttgTATAACTTattgtataaatatataacattgTAGATTATATGATCTACcgataatttctttcttttatatacagaatttgttgtataaataatatttatgttagaattaattttataggACCTAGCTACGTACCGATTCCCTTGAGATTGAGAGAGTGGGCACCGACTTAGATTTTTATTCCCCATGGCAATGTGTCATGCTTTTCTGTACACGGGCAGTGAGCAGAAGGAAAACTTCCAAGAGAAATTAAGGATTCCTTATTATGAATATCTAATTTATCCCACCTAATTTGTAGCATTCTTTCCCTTCCGCAATAATGTATTTATGTCTCGATATTTTAGGTTGGTTATCGAATTAATTAATTCTCGATCCAgaaaatttagttatatttagaatttttttatacttttataaaaaatgtatttttggagtataatttcattaaatatataattgtggatttaatttctctaatttgtggtttgataattaaaaatcttCCATAATAAACTCTGtaaaactcaaattttaatattataaatagttttgatttaaaatagcaGTTAACTTGTATTACGGCGACTAACCACGGTTAGATTTTTGTGctgattaattttttgttattattagtcTGAAAGCTAAGCAAAGCataatttacctttttttctaCTCACTTGATTATAATGGTAATTTCCTGGAAAACCCTGCTCCTGAATTGGATAAGCATCGCCCACAGATATCCAAACTGAACCATCGCATCCTTTAATATTCTTATCATAACCTATATTTATAATATCTGAAATCATCTGCTGCGTCATTTTGACTCATTTTCCCTTTGCCTCCGTCTACACAGTTAGGTCACCACTTGATAGAGTTAACACATTCTTTGCTCGGAGCTAAATTTGGCACAAATAGCCAAATAGTTGAGTTAGAAAAACTTCGGTTAGAGATTTCAACTGGTGCAAACTCTagtgttttaatatattaaaacaaaactagacaattatatatatatatgaccagACACGTGGTATATGGGGCGCAGACGTTGAGTATCATTTTCAGGGACAGAAAGGTAATTGTCAATTTTACAAATGCATCTCTACTAGGAATCACTAgaatgttttataattaattgaatacaagaaaataaaaatttaaattaattaaaagaaaatgataacaAAAAGATAGTTTCTAATTTAGAAAGCAAGAATGCAAGTAAGTTGATTTAATTCAAATGAGGGAAAACATTGAGATTAAACTTCATTTTTTCCACCAAGGATTTCTAATTtaggtttttaattaattccttattttttttatcggggttttctaatttatttaaatcctatttttttatgcaatCAAACCTTTACCctaattctcttaaaaaaaacctTTACCCTAATTAATAACTCTAATTCCTTGGATGGGATTAAATATAGATAAACATTAAGAATCGAAATATCTAATGTTAGCGAATATATATTATGACTATTCCTAGCTCACAAAGATTGCTAGGTTTTATGTGTAGCCTTTGTGACTGAGTATCAAACTTAAGTCACCTACTTTTCAATGTTCTCTTTCTCTATAGATTTGGCAATGGTTTGAAAATCTTCTAAACATCAGCATAGATAAAAACCTCTATTTTGtctgctctctctctctctttgcttCAACAGTTGGTCTCAGCAGATTAGGGATATCATCCTTGCTGCTATTGTCTTTATAATTGGTATAATTTGGCATTGTAGAAACTCCAAAAGATTCAGCAACAAATCTATATGCAGAGCTCTATTGCTCTAATCTTGGCCAAGCTACGCATTACTGGTAATGCTACTAAATCTGTCATGAATAATACTATATATGATTTTGTCCTCTTAAGATCTCTCGGGATTCAGGGCAATCTGAGAAAAAGTCAGATTATCAAATAAGTGAGCTGGAACCCCTTATTCAGGGTTGGACCAAGTGCAATACAGATGGAGCAGTTAAAGGTAATCCAGGGACCGCAGGTTGTGGTGACATTTTCAAAAATGAGAGAACATGTGTCTTAGGTtgctttgttttgaatttgggaaCTCAAAACTCTTTGTTTGTGGAGCTAACGAGTGTTATATTAGCTATTGGGTTGACTGCTAAGAAAAATTGGAACAAGCTTTGGTTGGAGTGTGATTCTGAGTTGGTGGCAAAGCATTCAGAAACCCCTCTCTGGTTCCTTGAATGCTGAGAAACCGTTGGACTAACTGCATTCATATTACTAAGAGTATGCATTTTCAAGTAGGTCACATTTACAGAGAAGATAATACTAGTGCAGATTTTCTTGCCTCTCACGCAACTACAATTACTTCTTTCTGCTGGTGGGATTGTATTCCCCCTTTTGTGGTATGTTAACTCCTTGCAAGTGTACTAATTTATCcaaatagtattttaaaatggTAAGACTGTGTGTTGAGTTTATAGGGACTTTGACTATATTCAGAGTTTATATATGTCTAATTTTaagcaattaattaattaaattcaatattgATCGAATAATGATACAGAAATGTAAAATTCGACATAAGAGATAGAACACAAACACTTGGGGTGAGTTGTCGATTGAAGTAGAATCACGGAACATGTTGGGACCCAAAATACTGAAATTACTCTTGATACAACATTAAggatttttcattattttacgTTATTCCAATTATTATCTTCATTATCTAACCTACCCTAATCATGATCTCTCATGTGAAAGAATCTAAATTACCTAATTTCACTCCTAATCCTTAAGAgttatatcaaataattttctttaagaatACAGATGTATAAATAAGGCAAAATAATATcattctatccctagagataAATTACCTAGATGTTCTTTTCAAGTTCTtaagagataaatatttttcaatgcatAAATCCTATAATACTACATGAGTATGGGTGATCAAACTATAAACATGATATTAAACACAGAAAAAagacaataatattaaaataccaTTACATAGATCGTTAgaatcattacatcaagagaCAAGAGTGTTTGGTTGTTGAACTCCCAATAATGAatggtttagcctctcattgttaTGAGAGActtacaaatacaaaaaggaAACAAGAGGTGTGGAAGAGAATGGAACAAAATGGAGGAAAGGTCCCCAAGTGAGtagattttttctcttctctcatgTCTTAACTCCTTATTTGGTCCTAGTTGTTGCTTTTTTAGtttcccttttttcttctttaaaaccCAGCATAATCATGTTTTTCGACATTAAATGTGTGCTAAGTTTGTACGTGCACGCGTTGAGCGTACATGCAAAGTCCAACTGACATAAGTGACATCATGCTAAGCCTGACCTCCAAGTTGGCTTCTCGCACTAAGCGGTTGTTGACATGCTGAACGCGCTGCTTTAATTTTTCAACCATCTTACAGGCCTCCTGCCATGTAattctaccaaaaaaaaaatacaatcaaaagtaatataaattaACTAACTTTAACATCTATTGGATAAAAACTCAGAAAAAGTTAAATTCCTAATATTCTGacacaaaagaaataataaaagaaagaaaaattagataattgATATGCGATTTAAATATATAGATTACGTATGTATAACAATTATCATGGTAGCAGAATACAATAAAAATAGGATAGGTCTCCCTAACTATAGATTCTCTTGTTAGATAAGTTGAACTTTCATGGGTTCTAGTTCATGCTCCCCATGACTTTTTACATCTCATCCATAGTAGTGTCAACTTAGTTAGGATTACTTCTTTATGATTAGACCTGAGCAAATAGGTTTGGGCCCACGAGCTATTTGTGAAACTTGTAACCCGCACGGTATACGAGTCTCATTTTTTTGAGTCTGTTTAAAAGTGGACATTTTAGCCTGTCTCACATAACCCACGGGCTAAATGGACCCGCAGATATTTTAATCTCTATTAAGAAAACAAAGTAGGGTGTGTGATTTAGCAAAAACTGGAGGTGTTTTAGCAAAACTAAACCCCTAACCTAAGGCCCAGCTCTAATTCACAAACTAAACCTAAATCCCTTTGGTGCACTCACCTCACCACTCAGACAGCTACCTCCACCACGCACTTacctctcctcactcagccaccAACCAGCAGCCAGTCACCACGACGGCGCCATCACGACTCCTCCATTTGCGTGAGCAGTCACGCAGACTCCTCTCTCTCGCACGTGCACTCCTCCTCTCCTTGTGCTGCACCACGCGCCGCCACGACTCCTCAACACGGCTCGCACAACAACAGTCTCCCTCACACTCCCTagtaagttctttttttttagtttaatttatctACAGCCCTGTTATCTAAGTTTAATTTATCTTCTCTACCGATATTACCACTTAAGACTGTTGAGATATCCAATTTGAAAAATGGGGACGAGGAGATTTGATTTGAGTCTCAACATTGCttccttctttgtttcttttatgtGTGATTAGGCTGTTATTGAATAGTTTGTTTAAATAATGCCTTGGATTGACGCCTCTGAACTTCTAGAAAACTTGGTTATAATGCCTCCAGCCACAAAGAATCATTTCCAACAATCAAAATTAAGCAAATCCAAACAATGCGTGAACTTGCACTAAGGAATAAGCGTCATAAACATATTAACTGTTTATTCGTTGTAATAATCATCCAAACATTCATCTGGTTCATAGTATGAATGAAGTGAAACCTAACATCAATATGTTGTGTTCTTTCATGTATGTAGTTAATCCTTTGTCAAACAAACGGCACTCAAATTGTCGCAAAAGATCCAGCCATGCTCTTGAGGAAAACCAAGATGAAAAAATTAAGCCTTTCAAACAAATCCTTTCCTTTGGTGCTTCAAACAAGTTCAGTCAAAGCCATATACTTAGCTTGTGTACATAATGAAATTGAAGGACCAAGACAGTAGCTTTCCAAGTCACTAATGAATTACCAAGAGTGAAAGCGTAACCTGTGGTAACTGATCTTGTAGCATCCAAACTAGCcgcatatatatacttttaaataaataacacgaTAACACCATGTATAAGCTCCATATATAAGCCCAACATTTGATTATTGTGCATGACTCATCTTCTATAAGCAGCCAAGGTGATATTGTAATTTTGCCTCGTGTTTATTTTAACCCTATTTGTTTGCTCAATAATAGAAAGAATCCCTTTGCTTCCGAAAGCACAATCACACTTGCTGAAACTCATTAAGTCACTATCTCCCGTGTGTGCGGTATTGATTTTGTTGTTCAAAATCTAGTTGCTATGGCTAACAATTGGTATATCATGACGCTTAACCCTGGTATGAAATTCGAAGTGGGGAAGTTTATGGAATTGGGAATTTGGATTATAGAAACAAAAGGTTAAGGAGCTATAGGCAGCACAAGTTTTTCTAAAGACATTGTGCACAACTAAACTTATTGGCGCCATTAACAATCTCGATTGGGTGAAGTTGCAACAGAGGACTACGGGAACCATACGACTTTATTTGACAGACAAGGTGTTATATCACATTATGACAATGTTATTATCTCCTTGGCAAGCTATCAGTGTTTTGataaatacttatataaatGAAAAGTTCAACTTATTATCTCTTTGACAAGTGAATCAAGTCATACAAATAGTAAATAAAAAGTTCAAATATCGTGTTTCCAAGGCACTTGGTAATACTTGAAAAAATAGCAAATGCTATTAAGCtattgaaaaatgaataattgtttcggaactaaattttaattgaaatgattgcaaattaaaacaactactaaatcaaataaattgaCAAGAAATTCTTTATGGGTAATTTATACAAACActtagagtgaaaaaaaaatagttttaacaaTATAAAGGAAATCATTGGGTTTTGACTTCATCAAACCATACACTCATGCTTCAACAATGACATTTGATCAAATTATAGCCTTTATATTACCATCAACCCGCAGATTTACTCTAACCCTAATTCTTTGGACACAAAAGAGATTAAGTTTATTGACTAGACTATCAATCTCTTGATTAATTTCTCAACTTTTGCTGGAGAAAATCATCTATAAAGCTTGGATGTGgttaaaatggaaaaataaaaaaaaaatctctttctcTATCAATCAGTGGGCAATTTCTCCTGGTGATTGTGTTCATGCAGGGCTTCATGGGGATTGATTCTAAGTGGAAGTCAGCTTGCATTAGTTAATAACGTTGCTCATTTAGGGGGTCTTTTTTATGGCACGGGTTACGGGATTCAGGTTCTATAATATTACTTAATTATGTTTTGGTCTTGTAAATCCTTTATTCTTGGCTAATTGGTGAAGGGCAGTGCGGTTGGGTCGATGTGTTTTGGGTACGGatgtaaattcatttgttctTAGCGGTGTTGGGGTCTGATTGTATTTTCTTCTATGTGGTTACTTATTATTTAGGTCCACTGTTTGgtcctaaatattttttaaccatgGTCTTGCAATACTCTGTTTTTTTGCCGGTACTTCTGGTACCTTTTATCAATATATTCGTTTTACTAACCCCAAAAAAATCCCTTGATTAATTTAGCCATGTAACTTGCTTTAAGAGAAgagatttttaaatgattaatagACTTGACTTTATTCCATTTCTAGagtataaaatttattagatgTCTTTTTCTCTGTATAAGGCATAAACatcattttaaacaaaaattcacACCAAAACAATGAATTATGGGTGATCGATTCAAAGAAAGAATTAAgcatacaaaaaattaatattaattgaactataaacttaaattatttatataagagTTAGCTAGTTACATCAAGTCCCAATAAGAGTAAAGTTAACTACTCatagaggaaagaaaaagaagaaatgacaaaaaaaaaaaaatactttgtgGAAAATCCATGGAGAGCAAGCGTGAGTTATTCCAACCGCCACACATTGTCCTAGATTGACCCCCAACCAATTAATTGGTTTGAATCCCATCTCATTTAGGTCTTTATTCCCTTTTTTGCAACCCATTAAAGCCATGTCAACATCCCCTCGCTTAGCCTCAACATTTCGCACACTTAGCTTGACAAAATGAGAATTAGGGAGCGCATTCTGATGTTTTAAGGCTAATAATCCTCAACATTCCCACCCTTAGCCCCAAACTGATAACAACAAGAGAAACTTCCTTGATGGCTCTAGGCTAAGCCTTAACTTTTCTCACGTTTAGCCTCAAAATGGCAACTCTAGATTTAGGGACTAAGTAGGTCTCTATGGTTAATTTCATGTGCTGACAGTTAGACAGAAGAAttccattaaaattaaaacaacatgCAAATTTAGGatccaattgaaaaataaataattcagagaacaaattaaaaattttcaaaggACTTACaaagtaatttaataatattcgaAGAAAAGATTGCTGCAAATAATGAAAATCAAAAGATTGCATTAAAAAGCTATGCTAGCTAGTTGTGTCGGTATTGGAATCGAAGCTAACCTTCTCGATCTAGAAACCCATATAGTGTCATCAAATCAAAGTGAGATACCATAAATCACCGCCAACACCTTCTCTTCAAGTTAGTGGCTTTCAGTAATGAGAAGTGATAAAGAATAGAGGCTATCGGAACTGTGCTGCGCATGCATCTGGGGAGGGGCAAATACAGAGCAACGACACCACGGCTATGGACATGGCTTAGTGTTTGATGGATTGAAGTAAAAAATTCAGTAACAATAACACTTAactgtaaatataaaatattttataaattaccaTAATTTATTGCACAGATaatataattaagatttattgctgtacttttctttaatttcatctttttaCCGCATCCACTTTGTTTGAATCTCTGTCTTATTAGTTGATATATAAAGAAGACACGTAGGGATACAGTTTTAATTACTTCTAGAAACTAGAAATTAATAATgtttgagagtgatattgatacCTAAAGAACCTTGCTGTTTAACAATAAATGTACTCTCTCCTCTTAAACAAGCAAGCACATACACTTTTCGAAAACACAACTATGTTTGGTGGtgagtcattttatttttcgtttAGCTTGGTTTTATTCGACATATATACaacttaatttctttatctGATCAGCATGGGAGGCTCGGTGGGAGGACCTATAATTGCGAGTAATGGCTGCAGTTGGAAAATTGACCAACGTGCTAAGTTACGGGACCATATCTATTGTCACATGCTATAATCAATAATTATACTAACCTGATCAGGTAATCTTTATGTTTCATGAAATAATTTGACATATTTTCCACCTATGACAAGTCCATACCAGATTATGTTGAATACTTTTATATTAGGTTCAAAGAGATCATCAAGAGGGAAAAGTGCGTCAGATTTTCTCAGTTTGGCTACTATACGGACTGatataaatcaaattaacaCGTAGTAGGGCAGGTTTAGAACAGGATTAAGTATTCGAGATATTATCATCTAGCTCGgtgcctttcttttttgttctctGTATTTATATATAGTGTATAACTCCGATCATTTTCCTAGGTACTTATTCAGGTTTGTAACACACGATGACATTGATTTCTGCTCTGGCTAACTGTCTTAGAGTGTACATTAGATGATTAAgttggatttccttttatttattttgtagacTAGTAGTAATTGATATAGGTGGTGTTAGAAACTTGGAATCGGTTGCTAATTAATCTCAGACCAATACTGGTATTACAATAAGTACCAAGCCATTAGACTAGGCTGTAGCCAGACAGACATTATAAAAGTggaaaattgtaatttaatgagaaaaaaaaaagaatgaaaatttattattttcttttaccttaATCCTTTAGTTTATTATAGAAAAGAAATtgtgaataatataaaatttgatcgaaagataaataaagtttgaataataatttttt contains the following coding sequences:
- the LOC114387331 gene encoding uncharacterized protein LOC114387331, whose amino-acid sequence is MGNCCASATESSSMDWGGDDWGSLSSSKKRRKNKVFDEVHGESLGNVEKEKLLGALRASSDANGKVKIKISKKELEKLLGSEKEINNKQLGEGHASAEQVLARLIHARDHDDVHHRPWRPVLQSIPEVN